From the genome of Vicia villosa cultivar HV-30 ecotype Madison, WI linkage group LG2, Vvil1.0, whole genome shotgun sequence, one region includes:
- the LOC131650197 gene encoding uncharacterized protein LOC131650197, protein MDTPIDTVKEAKRNTHTYSFFREPLTALEGLSSLMTAFCLKSFTDDYGNILTLLETVVETPALQTLMQFYDPEMRCFTFQDYQLAPTLEEYSIILNLKVKSEVPFIDIPKELNFKLIAAALYLSIKEVSDNWKSNGGVSGFTLKFLVRKAKEEFEKKNWNAYNALLAVAIYGIVMFPNVPNFVDSAAVHIFMGKNPIPTLLADTYYAVHSRYEKRGGAITCCLQLLFIWFLSLLPSKGPFVKTRETLKWTHRIIGCINYNPVVSLRQLGYTLKDKPAYHLIAETVYLEKGSDPEKLKEIIVAWKKIRKHNGAHLGKKESLALTPYVEWIVKRVGNLLLPYDRVAPLQKQPPLILSEFVPTELYKDALVTNYRLHEREQETNLKFFEERDAKMRLMHQLKQVEDASSSQASARRRPNELLEEDLYQKQQECLQLQRSESSLKRQKRDSDKQLAEKKA, encoded by the exons ATGGACACTCCCATTGATACTGTCAAGGAAGCAAAGAGAAATACGCATACTTACAGTTTCTTCCGAGAGCCGTTGACCGCCTTAGAAGGTTTGAGTTCATTGATGACCGCTTTCTGCTTGAAGAGTTTCACGGATGATTATGGGAATATTTTGACTTTGTTGGAAACCGTGGTTGAGACGCCTGCTTTGCAAACTTTGATGCAATTCTATGATCCTGAAATGAGGTGTTTCACGTTCCAGGATTACCAGTTGGCTCCGACATTGGAAGAGTACTCTATTATTCTTAATCTCAAGGTAAAAAGCGAAGTGCCATTCATCGACATTCCTAAAGAGTTGAATTTCAAGTTGATTGctgctgctctttatttgagcataaaagAAGTATCTGATAATTGGAAGTCGAATGGAGGTGTCTCGGGGTTCACTTTGAAGTTCTTGGTGAGAAAAGCTAAAGAGGAATTTGAGAAAAAGAATTGGAACGCGTACAATGCATTGCTTGCTGTGGCTATTTACGGGATTGTGATGTTCCCAAATGTTCCCAATTTTGTAGACTCGGCCGCGGTACACATCTTCATGGGAAAGAATCCTATTCCTACTTTGTTGGCCGATACTTACTATGCCGTTCATTCCCGATATGAGAAACGTGGCGGTGCTATCACTTgttgccttcaattgttgttcatcTGGTTCCTCTCTTTGTTGCCCAGCAAAGGACCTTTTGTGAAGACAAGGGAGACACTTAAGTGGACCCACAGGATTAT AGGTTGCATCAATTACAATCCCGTGGTATCCTTGCGTCAGTTGGGGTATACGTTGAAAGACAAGCCGGCATATCACTTGATAGCGGAGACAGTCTATTTAGAGAAGGGGTCAGATCCAGAAAAGTTGAAGGAGATAATTGTGGCTTGGAAGAAGATCCGTAAGCATAATGGAGCCCATTTAGGGAAGAAGGAATCACTTGCTTTGACaccgtatgttgaatggattgtgaAACGGGTTGGAAACTTGTTGCTGCCATATGACAGGGTTGCACCacttcaaaagcaacctcctttgaTTCTATCTGAATTTGTGCCAACAGAACTTTACAAGGATGCTCTGGTTACCAACTACAGGTTGCATGAAAGAGAGCAAGAGAccaatttgaagttctttgaaGAGAGAGATGCAAAGATGAGGTTGATGCACCAGCTCAAGCAAGTCGAAGACGCAAGTTCAAGTCAAGCCAGTGCCCGGAGGCGTCCCAATGAGTTGCTAGAGGAAGATTTGTATCAGAAGCAGCAAGAGTGTCTACAGTTACAGAGATCAGAGAGTAGTCTCAAGAGGCAGAAGCGGGATTCAGATAAACAGCTAGCAGAAAAGAAGGCTTAG
- the LOC131646939 gene encoding uncharacterized protein LOC131646939 produces MEYVTCFLKGLNDNYQNIRMQILLLDPLPSISRVYSLIAQQQVAPTNNSTILYANSNNKGKGRGNTKPSMVCTNCSKTNHTVDTCYFKHGFPPGYRNKNPKTTSEPKTSQPVDSAPNISKEDYQHLLQLLQQSRKDPPKDPKAVISGCVYQAEDWPSDPT; encoded by the exons ATGGAGTACGTTACTTGCTTCTTGAAGGGATTGAACGACAATTATCAGAACATTCGAATGCAGATCTTGCTTCTTGATCCTCTTCCCTCTATCAGTCGTGTATACTCTCTCATAGCTCAGCAACAGGTGGCTCCTACCAACAATTCCACCATCCTTTATGCCAACTCCAACAACAAAGGCAAAGGGCGTGGAAACACAAAACCTTCCATGGTCTGCACCAATTGCAGCAAAACCAACCACACAGTGGACACATGCTACTTCAAGCATGGATTTCCACCGGGCTATCGCAACAAGAACCCTAAAACTACTTCAGAACCTAAGACATCTCAACCTGTAGATTCTGCTCCTAACATTTCCAAGGAGGATTACCAACACCTCTTACAACTTCTTCAACAATCTCGAAAAGATCCACCTAAAGATCCTAAGGCTGTAATTTCAG GATGTGTCTACCAAGCAGAAGATTGGCCAAGTGACCCTACATAA